One window from the genome of Andrena cerasifolii isolate SP2316 chromosome 3, iyAndCera1_principal, whole genome shotgun sequence encodes:
- the LOC143367522 gene encoding periodic tryptophan protein 2 homolog produces MRFAYKFSNLLGTVYRKGDLVFSPDGSTVISPVGNRITIYDLKNNKSNTLPVESRYNYTCIDLSPNGALLITVNEEGDVHVISMVSKMVIHRYRFKGRVRCIKFSPDGKHFAACKENNVFIFNAPGLQSGEYNPFVMERVFHGAMDDTTFIHWSFDSQLIAVGSKDMATKIYSIEKYRNFRFINLGSHTDAVVACFFEKKNYDLTTISRNGQLCVWECTIDPEDLILWEPPAKKDKAKDSDTEDDIDLEKTIERTDKQAKAHERNMQLSRSSEAARKDTEVDEESTKLRYKKLCRHYLTNAVQKKQNESVTLTAAAYHPETCILVVGFSNGSFYLYEMPEVNMIHSLSISNQCISSIAINSTGDWIALGCSTAGQLLVWEWQSETYAMKQQGHSNNMNYLAYSPDGEYIVTGGDDGKVKLWNTTNGFCSVTFQEHTSTVTGVLFSHNRKFVVSASLDGTVRAYDLARYRNFRTLTSPRPVQFSCVALDASDEFLAAGGQDFFEIYLWSVKLGKLLEILSGHEGPVVSLAFNPSAASTELASVSWDKTLKIWNAIENGSAHETIQLTADGLYVTYKPNGEEVAVATLDGQISFFQCKTAMQTGSIEGRNDLGSGRSDTDLITAKKSLQSKAFSTLCYSADGTCILAGGQSKNICIYNVQECMLVKKFVVTQNRSLDAVDDIINRRNLSEFGNLALVEEREENEGGNVTLRLPGVKSGDMASRSMKPEVRVYSLQFSPTGQAWAAATTEGLLIYSLDVGLVFDPFQLELGITPETVKKTLNEKEYSKALMMALKLNEKLLIKCVVENIPCTDIELTVTSLPEIYIVKVLKFIASELESSRHIHFYLLWIETILTKHGPRINSALQMPILLMLQKNMQKKYDDLSKICDFNQYTMSYLKKMGEYKAERSVPNTLKIESDGDDESDKSSVEAMDVD; encoded by the exons ATGAGGTTTGCGTATAAG TTCAGTAATCTCCTTGGCACAGTTTACCGTAAAGGAGATCTAGTATTTTCTCCAGATGGATCGACAGTCATTAGCCCTGTGGGAAATCGGATAACAATATACGATTTGAAGAA CAATAAATCGAATACATTGCCCGTAGAGAGTAGGTACAACTACACGTGTATCGACCTGTCCCCTAATGGAGCCTTATTAATTACCGTCAACGAAG AGGGCGATGTGCACGTAATCAGCATGGTCAGTAAAATGGTAATACACAGATACAGGTTTAAAGGACGCGTCAGATGTATAAAATTCTCTCCAGACGGTAAACACTTTGCAGCGTGTAAAGAAAATAATG TATTCATCTTTAACGCACCTGGCTTACAGTCCGGCGAATACAATCCGTTTGTCATGGAACGGGTGTTTCACGGAGCTATGGACGACACGACTTTCATTCATTGGTCTTTCGATTCGCAACTGATAGCAGTTGGTTCTAAAGATATGGCGACAAAGATATACAGTATAGAAAAGTACAGAAATTTCAGGTTCATTAATCTTGGTAGCCATACCGACGCCGTTGTAGCGTGTTTCTTTGAAAAGAAGAATTATGATCTGACTACAATTAGTAG AAACGGACAGCTCTGCGTTTGGGAGTGCACAATCGACCCGGAAGACTTAATACTGTGGGAGCCACCCGCCAAGAAGGACAAAGCGAAAGACAGTGACACAGAGGATGATATCGATCTCGAGAAGACTATAGAGAGAACAGATAAACAGGCTAAGGCTCACGAACGTAACATGCAGCTATCAC GTTCCTCCGAAGCAGCTCGCAAAGACACTGAAGTTGACGAGGAGTCTACAAAGTTACGTTACAAGAAACTATGTCGCCATTATTTGACCAACGCAGTGCAAAAGAAACAGAACGAAAGCGTGACGCTCACTGCAGCTGCGTATCATCCAGAAACATGTATTCTAGTAGTGGGATTCAGTAATGGTTCATTTTACTTGTACGAAATGCCCGAAGTGAATATGATTCACTCCCTTAG CATATCTAACCAATGCATCTCATCCATCGCGATAAATTCGACCGGTGACTGGATAGCCCTAGGATGTTCCACAGCCGGACAGCTACTAGTATGGGAGTGGCAAAGTGAAACTTACGCTATGAAGCAACAAGGCCACAGTAACAATATGAACTATTTAGCGTACAGCCCGGATGGCGAATATATCGTGACTGGAGGCGACGATGGGAAAGTGAAGCTATGGAACACCACGAACGGATTTTGCTCTGTTACGTTCCAAGAGCACACGTCCACAGTGACGGGGGTGTTGTTCAGTCACAACAGAAAATTCGTCGTTTCTGCGTCGCTCGATGGGACAGTCAGAGCGTACGATTTAGCGAGGTAcaggaattttcgaacgcttacATCACCGCGACCGGTTCAATTCTCCTGCGTCGCCTTAGACGCGAGTGACGAATTTCTCGCAGCAGGGGGGCAGGATTTCTTTGAGATTTATTTGTGGAGCGTTAAACTGGGCAAACTTCTCGAG ATATTAAGCGGACACGAAGGTCCAGTCGTCAGTTTGGCGTTCAATCCAAGCGCGGCGAGCACAGAACTGGCATCCGTTTCCTGGGATAAgactttgaaaatctggaacGCGATTGAAAACGGCTCCGCGCATGAAACGATACAGTTAACTGCGGATGGTTTATACGTCACATATAAACCGAACGGCGAAGAGGTGGCAGTCGCTACTTTGGACGGGCAAATCTCGTTTTTCCAATGCAAAACCGCAATGCAAACTGGTAGCATCGAGGGAAGGAATGATTTGGGTAGCGGGAGGTCTGATACGGATCTTATTACGGCGAAGAAGAGTCTGCAGAGCAA GGCTTTCAGTACTCTGTGCTATTCAGCCGATGGCACCTGTATATTAGCTGGCGGACAGTCTAAGAATATATGCATTTATAATGTTCAGGAATGTATGCTGGTTAAAAAGTTTGTCGTAACGCAAAACAGGTCACTGGATGCAGTCGAT GATATTATAAACAGGCGAAATCTATCAGAGTTTGGAAACCTAGCATTGGTAGAAGAACGCGAGGAGAACGAGGGAGGGAACGTCACATTGCGATTGCCAGGCGTTAAAAGCGGGGATATGGCGAGTAGAAGTATGAAACCAGAAGTCAGAGTGTATAGTTTACAGTTCTCTCCAACAG GACAAGCATGGGCTGCAGCCACGACAGAAGGTTTACTAATATACTCGTTGGACGTTGGCCTGGTGTTCGATCCATTTCAGCTGGAGCTGGGAATCACACCAGAAACTGTAAAGAAGACTCTGAACGAAAAGGAATACTCGAAAG CACTAATGATGGCTTTGAAATTGAACGAGAAGCTGCTAATAAAGTGCGTCGTGGAAAACATTCCGTGCACGGATA TTGAATTGACCGTCACAAGCCTGCCAGAAATTTACATagtgaaagtattaaaattcaTAGCGTCGGAACTGGAGTCCAGTAGGCACATACACTTTTACCTCCTTTGGATAGAGACTATATTGACGAAACATGGGCCGAGGATAAATTCGGCGCTTCAGATGCCAATATTACTCATGCTGCAGAAGAATATGCAGAAGAAATATGACGACTTGAGCAAAAT ATGCGACTTTAATCAGTACACTATGAGCTACTTGAAAAAAATGGGAGAGTATAAAGCTGAAAGATCTGTTCCTAACACCCTCAAAATAGAAAGCGACGGTGACGATGAGTCTGACAAGTCTTCCGTCGAAGCGATGGACGTTGATTGA